The Pleuronectes platessa chromosome 11, fPlePla1.1, whole genome shotgun sequence genome includes a window with the following:
- the mgaa gene encoding MAX dimerization protein MGA a isoform X6: protein MAREKKQKGMVFHQEGEPTSATAPAGTHPSACLVVPKLGEASEGEMERSTHVTSEEADGIEANMYPSKEGVGTPAGFPAVKYPTSLTPHPDNMSPDIICKGIRVTLDNNSMWNEFFRCKTEMILTKQGSRMFPYCRFRISGLQPSKKYCLVMDIQPLDNSRYKWTGKSWQVAGKAECQVKSKPFAHPESPSAGQHWMQNPVSFYKLKLTNNMSEQEGNTILQPMHRYSPRLHVVQTDKAAKDIKLNAPCVVTFSFPQTEFMAVTAYQNSRFAQLKVDYNPFAKGLKEDGSSSLGLKLKFNSGKDLHKAGGTTTTEHRPVKESLKCLLANHKPRSSKAMDSKPPVSRDLQNSTTSGDRSAAQVPEESLCSSSQPSQKLFSELIREAHVSLQRCNLDQLDTKNSTCQRAELTNTTTTASESKREDVSKKDQTPSETLCVKNCENGLMSKRKFKQDRHNLNLHHCKDNASSDCSEVTKVVTVPVVSQKTSVDSNHKLTPAFPSEVNIKQHKRPAPLPLPALALFLKQHLTKSKKSKNSPGSTPPVLSSESQSSAENSTCVLSDHASNANVPLKDLTSNITKFNNHASGQAIADVHPPGKAVKEAFQSSSPSCLDAVGNVEPKEPRADGHLASISVFENPGSNMAVPDDSPVPPNSDQQLCTHGTFSSSSCSTPASSSASPVLSPPLDTMLIALNSPQTPPFTESSTLPSDSPTIKADSLLPDPECSPFGFKPLSAATSPEPLAALPASLAFELNSTTSETTLRAVPPEELSQNVYSTPTLLKWHTVLPTHEPYIDTSYTTFQSTSQPLSLVSISSPLLPSSTPTHTEPQTLETSTSMALDDPTLSFQQNEQLLPFPGELSPLALQLPLSPTFYSLDGDGLSPTPSIADLVHFFSTDDDLGMGVEFSNSEAVAVTCPPPTIVEAIAHEPSQLLQPCPAKKPCKNQKKFRQRKLANMDMDQKVDNATYTSMKPNLEEVEEQLFISFTSKEALKLHIADSPEETVTQPSHNQTTPEGHRPPPANTTENVNDDGTTCGSPAESVERISSCEKTLLTDLKMMKHKQVIHPVLQEVGLKMNLLDPSLAIDLQYLGVCLPISPGASPEPVTLELPPSQAFVSRTGKTTDITQIKGWREKFTASEAPPTPSSATPEAGPSSDPPKKNLSAFCSDMLDEYLESEGKLIDERAASFSQPVVGPVVYELPARSTSYVRTLDSVLKKHTASSPTSDLISGFIPPSKRSKPSLKETKTSSKERKHKGPKMIKLRPEPAAASVSTPEPSPAEPNLEPKQPPVPTSAAPPLSEPTSAVTEPHKSKKHRKRKLSFNLSELSTLSPRTPTSNRRRRLKSLCQTLSPPGTTAHLPHVSEDQAPLESDSELGAGADQGNEDSRPVMTRALFRQKDLEDGVVWEGRPRTSITSERAAIALTSLFTLMGFVSENPTAPVQLVRRRAPPCLNDFCRLGCVCSSLSHCSRISHCGRPCCMFGCSCLKQKVVLLKNLDGSDSSPSPKGKRRRRRRRMKMAYILKEVDSVSQPAERVRILWRKDARDSDPDPTSVPDVASVLRSSESSDNSSCARVRGYIGKRKSWKQTDTKKILKPKSVQLKDVKQRDLPLMEAKTSAPSPPAAAQPVSPVRPQSPPPEPAPKPSKRLIIIAECKWATDTDRNYVLKRLCEEMAQDRLDQPFWLQKYFIRPTSQNVEESGRGRCTQHIVHITRPTEEPEKPAAPPKPQRLGNQRTEKPQLQQEGHLRQVSGGAEHLEAWQWEITEEDTPPEDWQQELEEGEVQEEKPPEDWQQELEEGEVQEEKPPEDWQQEIREEEKPPEDWQQEITEEEKPPEDWQQEITEEEKPPEDWQQEITEEEKPPEDWQQEITEEEKPPEDWQQELEEGEVQEEKPPEDWQQEITEEEKPPEDWQQEIMEEEKPPEDWQQEITEEEKPPEDWQQEIMEEEKPPEDWQQEITEEEKPPEDWQQELEEGEVQEEKGSTLMNKGSKRSGGGKKRKEKKEMVSLALPFLTGISPAGFLSARRRQPGGADHLVQVNGKLYPLAKIQLGKMGALHPANRLAAYLTGRVGSSRKHLGSSSSSSQSSKPPQTQSSDPTPPTNFLASSNIIAADYTPPQTQPSTTAATAPPSATVLDQSAPKGARTGAVAVRLNQNPAAGGVSVTPVTSVPGVKGLLPIGQRMVLQHVLTAPDGRQYYRLPDGKLVQLLPISKTRAAPPVPRGCAPPSFLPPATGLPVEIPPRTSLLFSPLSGLQSFSGPPCPPPLGPGTGFLSQKTKCTFKILPTNSKKEQIFISCPELPTRVVTTPSTSLQSSSHPPAPLLNPLSLKLSKGQGAELNGKTVKVSVDSVIAGGLSAFQKPTTSQTSTISLTPPPASGSEVTPLPPSHPIAEPEVASDLVDLDIICVDNEMEVITPETSEVLDLAGSSSGETENSSDFGDEDNQRQVHNLLERRRRVKMREMFRGLRNEVGLTDDRTSKISTLNKAEQLIQELRWTEAHLTEKKRRLMKRRDHFLSTIATTGNNIDNDIIFISSNVQLPTLPVPPTTAQSSTKPVPLPVAASVQTPVPVPVAAPVPVPAPVAVPVPVPVAASVPVHVQTPVPAPVPAPVQVSVPVPAPVPVPAPVQMSVPVPAPVPVPVQTPVPVPAPVQMSVPAPVPAPVQMSQRILQVSQSCLAPLAVSHITPVVHYRPKTIPNILSHSRRPVPSSSSLLPTAEAPPLQVLVPADVLSRIGAALPGQQLLSPLMVLQTTAPAPGVTSVTLNVPSLTNQQNPEPSQRLQTGCTCLNPLRGFLQDQFSPQTRS, encoded by the exons ATGGCTcgtgagaagaagcagaaaggCATGGTGTTCCATCAAGAAGGGGAACCCACCTCTGCAACAGCACCTGCAGGAACCCATCCCTCTGCATGCCTGGTTGTTCCCAAACTAGGGGAAGCAAGTGAAGGCGAGATGGAACGAAGCACCCATGTGACCAGCGAAGAGGCAGACGGGATTGAAGCCAACATGTATCCATCGAAGGAAGGTGTCGGGACTCCTGCTGGTTTTCCTGCTGTGAAGTATCCCACCAGTTTAACTCCTCATCCAGACAACATGTCACCTGATATCATCTGCAAAGGAATCAGAGTGACGCTGGACAACAACAGCATGTGGAATGAGTTCTTCAGATGTAAAACAGAGATGATTCTGACTAAACAAGGCAGCAGGATGTTCCCTTACTGCCGCTTTCGCATCTCCGGCTTACAGCCATCTAAGAAGTACTGTCTAGTCATGGACATTCAACCTTTAGACAACAGTCGGTACAAGTGGACTGGCAAGAGCTGGCAGGTTGCAGGGAAAGCAGAATGTCAAGTGAAGAGTAAACCATTCGCTCATCCAGAGTCCCCATCAGCAGGTCAACACTGGATGCAGAATCCAGTGTCCTTCTACAAACTGAAGCTCACCAACAACATGTCAGAGCAAGAGGGGAACACCATCCTGCAGCCCATGCACCGCTACTCTCCACGACTGCACGTAGTCCAAACTGACAAAGCAGCGAAAGACATAAAGCTAAATGCTCCTTGTGTTGTCACATTCAGTTTCCCTCAGACTGAGTTCATGGCAGTCACCGCTTACCAGAACTCACGTTTTGCTCAGCTCAAAGTCGACTATAACCCGTTTGCCAAAGGACTGAAGGAGGATGGCTCCAGTTCGCTGGGCCTAAAGCTGAAATTCAACTCTGGCAAAGACTTGCACAAAGCTGGAGGCACAACAACCACTGAACATCGTCCTGTGAAAGAGAGCTTGAAATGTTTGCTTGCAAACCATAAACCAAGAAGCTCAAAAGCAATGGATTCAAAACCTCCGGTGTCAAGGGACCTACAGAATTCAACCACCAGTGGAGATCGGTCGGCTGCCCAGGTTCCAGAGGAAAGTTTGTG CAGCAGTTCACAACCATCTCAAAAGTTGTTTTCTGAACTTATTCGAGAGGCTCACGTTTCATTGCAACGATGTAACCTGGATCAGCTGGACACAAAGAACAGCACCTGTCAGCGAGCGGAGCTCACAAACACTACAACCACAGCTTCGGAAAGTAAAAGAGAAGATGTCTCCAAGAAGGACCAAACACCCAGTGAAACATTGTGTGTAAAGAACTGTGAAAATGGGTTAATGTCAAAGAGGAAATTCAAACAGGACAGGCACAATCTGAACTTACACCACTGCAAGGACAATGCTAGCTCGGATTGTTCTGAGGTCACGAAGGTCGTTACTGTTCCAGTGGTGTCCCAGAAAACCTCTGTTGATTCAAACCACAAACTTACACCTGCATTTCCATCAGAGGTGAATATAAAGCAGCATAAACGACCGGCACCTCTACCTCTACCAGCCCTTGCTCTTTTTTTGAAGCAGCATTTGACAAAGTCTAAAAAGTCCAAGAATAGTCCAGGTTCTACTCCCCCAGTACTTTCATCCGAGTCACAGAGTTCTGCTGAGAACTCTACATGTGTCCTCTCTGATCATGCCAGCAATGCTAATGTTCCCTTGAAAGATCTCactagcaatataacaaaatttAACAACCACGCCTCAGGACAAGCCATTGCAGACGTTCATCCACCTGGAAAAGCAGTTAAAGAAGCCTTTCAGTCTTCTAGTCCATCATGTTTAGATGCTGTAGGCAATGTAGAGCCAAAGGAACCGAGGGCTGATGGTCACTTGGCCTCCATTTCAGTATTCGAAAACCCAGGCTCCAACATGGCCGTACCAGATGACAGTCCAGTGCCACCAAACTCAGATCAGCAATTGTGTACCCATGGAACATTTTCATCCTCCAGTTGTTCAACTCCTGCTAGCTCTTCTGCATCTCCTGTGTTGTCACCGCCCCTTGACACAATGTTAATTGCCCTGAACTCACCACAAACACCACCATTCACAGAGTCTTCTACACTACCCTCAGACTCCCCCACCATAAAGGCTGATTCTTTGCTCCCTGACCCTGAATGTTCTCCTTTTGGCTTCAAGCCTTTGTCAGCTGCTACTTCTCCAGAGCCTTTAGCTGCCCTGCCTGCCTCGTTAGCTTTTGAACTGAACTCCACTACCTCTGAAACGACTCTGAGAGCAGTACCCCCTGAAGAGTTATCACAAAATGTATACTCTACTCCAACTTTGTTAAAATGGCATACGGTGTTACCTACACATGAGCCGTACATAGACACTTCATACACAACATTTCAGTCCACATCACAGCCACTTTCTTTAGTATCTATCTCATCACCTTTGTTGCCTTCTTCGACCCCCACCCACACAGAACCACAAACTCTTGAAACCTCCACATCTATGGCTCTGGATGATCCTACTTTATCATTTCAACAGAACGAACAGTTGCTGCCTTTCCCAGGAGAACTGTCCCCCCTTGCTCTGCAGTTGCCACTGTCTCCAACTTTTTATTCTTTAGATGGAGATGGATTATCACCTACGCCTTCAATCGCAGACCTTGTGCATTTTTTCTCCACCGATGATGACCTTGGGATGGGGGTGGAGTTTTCTAATTCTGAGGCAGTGGCAGTTACCTGCCCACCTCCTACGATAGTAGAGGCAATTGCACATGAACCTTCTCAGCTACTCCAACCTTGCCCAGCCAAGAAACCCTGCAAGAACCAGAAGAAGTTCCGCCAACGAAAGCTTGCCAACATGGATATGGACCAGAAGGTTGATAATGCCACCTACACTAGCATGAAGCCGAacctggaggaagtggaggagcagTTATTCATCTCGTTCACATCCAAG GAGGCCCTCAAACTTCACATTGCAGACTCCCCTGAGGAAACGGTCACGCAACCTTCACACAACCAGACGACACCTGAAGGTCACCGGCCACCACCTGCCAACACAACTGAGAATG TGAATGATGACGGGACAACGTGTGGGAGTCCAGCAGAGAGTGTGGAGAGGATCAGTAGCTGTGAGAAGACGCTCCTGACGGACCTGAAGatgatgaaacacaaacaggtcaTTCACCCTGTGCTGCAGGAAG TGGGTCTGAAGATGAACCTTCTGGATCCCAGTCTGGCCATAGACCTGCAGTACCTGGGAGTCTGTCTGCCCATCTCCCCTGGAGCGTCTCCGGAGCCCGTGACCCTGGAGCTGCCTCCATCTCAGG cGTTTGTGTCCAGAACAGGAAAAACCACCGACATCACTCAGATTAAAGGTTGGAGAGAGAAATTCACTGCGTCGGAGGCTCCGCCCACTCCTTCATCAGCCACACCTGAAG CTGGTCCCAGTTCAGATCCGCCCAAGAAGAACCTGTCGGCGTTCTGCAGCGACATGTTGGACGAGTATCTGGAGAGTGAGGGGAAGCTGATCGACGAGCGAGCTGCAAGCTTCTCTCAGCCTGTGGTGGGGCCGGTGGTGTACGAGCTCCCCGCCAGGAGCACCAGCTACGTCCGAACCCTGGACAGCGTACTGAAAAAACATACTGCCAGCTCCCCCACCTCAGACCTCATATCTGGATTCATCCCCCCCTCCAAGAGATCAAAGCCCTCTCTCAAAGAGACCAAGACTTCCAGcaaggagaggaaacacaaaggtCCTAAAATGATCAAACTCAGACCTGAACCGgcagctgcttcagtttcaacACCTGAACCAAGTCCAGCTGAACCAAACCTGGAGCCTAAACAGCCTCCAGTCCCGACCTCAGCAGCCCCCCCGCTATCAGAGCCCACGTCAGCCGTCACTGAACCTCACAAATCCAAGAAACACCGGAAACGAAAGCTCAGTTTCAACCTCTCAGAACTGTCAACTCTGTCCCCTCGGACCCCCACCTCCAATAGGAGAAGGAGACTCAAGTCCTTGTGCCAGACTCTCAGCCCCCCCGGCACCACGGCCCACCTGCCGCATGTCTCAGAGGACCAGGCTCCTCTAGAGTCGGACTCTGAGCTGGGGGCTGGTGCCGATCAGGGCAATGAGGACAGCAGACCTGTGATGACCCGAGCTCTGTTTAGACAGAAGGACCTGGAGGACGGAGTGGTGTGGGAGGGCCGACCCAGGACCAGCATCACCAGTGAGCGGGCCGCCATTGCCCTGACATCACTCTTCACACTAATG GGTTTCGTCAGTGAGAATCCCACCGCTCCCGTCCAGCTGGTCCGCAGACGAGCGCCGCCCTGCCTGAATGACTTCTGCAGGCTGGGCTGTGTCTGCTCCAGtctgtcccactgctccaggatCAGTCACTGCGGCCGGCCTTGCTGCATGTTCGGCTGCAGCTGCCTCAAACAGAAGGTCGTCCTCCTCAAGAACCTCGACGGCTCAGACTCAAGCCCCTCCCCcaaagggaagaggaggaggaggaggagaaggatgaaGATGGCTTACA TTCTAAAGGAGGTGGACAGCGTTTCCCAGCCTGCTGAGCGGGTCAGGATTCTGTGGAGGAAGGATGCTAGAGACTCAGATCCAGATCCGACATCCGTCCCTGACGTAGCATCTGTGCTCCGCAGCTCT gagAGCAGTGATAACAGCAGCTGTGCCAGGGTCAGAGGTTACataggaaagaggaagagctggaaaCAAACG GACACCAAGAAAATCCTGAAGCCTAAATCTGTTCAACTGAAAGATGTGAAACAGAGAGACCTGCCCCTGATGGAAGCAAAGACCAGTGCCCCCAGTCCTCCTGCTG CAGCTCAGCCAGTTTCCCCCGTGCGGCCTCAGAGTCCCCCCCCAGAGCCGGCCCCGAAACCCTCCAAGCGTCTGATCATCATCGCCGAGTGCAAGTGGGCGACCGACACCGACCGCAACTACGTGCTGAAGAGGCTGTGCGAGGAAATGGCTCAGGACCGACTGGACCAACCTTTCTGGCTCCAGAAGTATTTCATACGTCCCACCAGTCAGAATGTGGAGGAGAGCGGCAGAGGCCGCTGCACACAGCACATAGTCCACATCACCAGACCCACTGAAGAGCCtgagaaaccagcagctccaccaaaACCACAACGACTGGGAAACCAGAGGACAGAGAAACCACAACTACAGCAAGAG GGCCACCTGAGACAGGTGAGCGGGGGGGCGGAGCATCTGGAGGCTTGGCAGTGGGAGATCACGGAGGAGGACACGCCTCCAGAGGACTGGCAGCAGGAGCTAGAGGAAGGTGAAGTCCAGGAGGAGAAGCCTCCAGAGGACTGGCAGCAGGAGCTAGAGGAAGGTGAAGTCCAGGAGGAGAAGCCTCCGGAAGACTGGCAGCAGGagatcagggaggaggagaagcctcCGGAGGACTGGCAGCAGGAgatcacggaggaggagaagcctcCGGAGGACTGGCAGCAGGAgatcacggaggaggagaagcctcCAGAGGACTGGCAGCAGGagatcacagaggaggagaagcctcCAGAGGACTGGCAGCAGGagatcacagaggaggagaagcctcCAGAGGACTGGCAGCAGGAGCTAGAGGAAGGTGAAGTCCAGGAGGAGAAGCCTCCAGAGGACTGGCAGCAGGAgatcacggaggaggagaagcctcCGGAGGACTGGCAGCAGGAGatcatggaggaggagaagccgcCAGAGGACTGGCAGCAGGAgatcacggaggaggagaagcctcCGGAGGACTGGCAGCAGGAGatcatggaggaggagaagcctcCAGAGGACTGGCAGCAGGAgatcacggaggaggagaagcctcCAGAGGACTGGCAGCAGGAGCTAGAGGAAGGTGAAGTCCAGGAGGAGAAAGGCTCAACACTGATGAACAAGGGGAGCaagaggagtggggggggaaagaaacgaaaggaaaagaaggagaTGGTCAGTTTGGCTCTGCCGTTCCTAACAGGAATCTCCCCAGCTGGATTCCTCTCAGCCAGAAGAAGACAACCGGGAGGGGCCGACCACCTGGTCCAG GTCAACGGGAAACTCTATCCTCTGGCTAAGATCCAGTTAGGAAAGATGGGGGCGCTCCATCCGGCAAACCGCCTGGCGGCCTATCTGACCGGCCGGGTGGGGTCCAGCAGGAAGCACCTAGGATCTTCTTCGTCGTCCTCCCAATCCTCTAAACCTCCTCAGACACAGAGTTCCGACCCGACCCCCCCAACTAACTTCTTGGCTTCCTCAAACATCATTGCTGCCGACTACACCCCACCCCAAACACAGCCGTCAACCACAGCAGCTACCGcccccccctctgccacag TTCTCGACCAATCAGCACCTAAGGGGGCGAGGACCGGGGCTGTTGCTGTGAGGTTGAACCAGaatcctgcggctgggggagtcTCGGTGACACCTGTCACTTCTGTTCCTGGGGTGAAGGGCCTCCTGCCCATCGGTCAGAGGATGGTCCTGCAACATGTTCTCACAGCACCAGATGGAAGGCAGTACTACCGCCTTCCAGATGGTAAGCTGGTCCAGCTTCTTCCCATCAGCAAGACGAGAGCAGCTCCGCCTGTTCCCAGAG GTTGTGCTCCCCCCTCATTCCTCCCCCCTGCGACAGGACTCCCTGTTGAAATCCCACCACggacctctctcctcttctcccccctgTCTGGCCTCCAGTCTTTCTCTGGgcccccctgtccccccccccttggccCGGGCACTGGTTTCCTGTCTCAGAAGACGAAGTGCACCTTTAAAATCCTTCCTACCAACTCCAAGAAGGAACAGATCTTTATCAGCTGTCCTGAACTCCCCACCCGGGTGGTGACGACTCCCAGCACCTCTCTCCAGAGCTCCtcccacccccccgcccccctgtTGAACCCTCTCTCCCTCAAACTCTCCAAAGGTCAGGGGGCAGAGCTCAACGGCAAAACAGTGAAGGTGTCAGTGGACTCTGTGATTGCTGGTGGGCTGTCCGCCTTTCAGAAACCCACTACATCCCAGACCTCTACCATCTCCCTGACCCCGCCCCCTGcttcagggtcagaggtcacacctTTACCCCCATCGCACCCCATTGCTGAGCCTGAGGTGGCCTCTGACCTGGTGGACCTGGACATAATCTGCGTGGACAATGAGATGGAGGTCATTACCCCAGAGACCTCTGAGGTGCTGGACCTGGCAGGGTCTTCAAGTGGAGAGACAGAAAACTCGTCAGACTTTGGAGACGAAGACAACCAG cgACAGGTTCACAATTTGTTGGAGAGGAGGCGTCGAGTGAAGATGCGTGAGATGTTCCGAGGTCTGAGGAACGAAGTTGGACTGACGGACGACAGAACTTCCAAGATCTCCACGCTGAACAAG gcgGAGCAACTGATCCAGGAGCTGAGGTGGACGGAAGCACATCTGAccgagaagaagaggaggctgatgaagaggagggaccACTTCCTCTCAACCATCGCTACAACAG GAAACAACATTGATAATGACATCATATTCATATCATCGAACGTACAGCTGCCGACTCTCCCAGTTCCTCCAACCACTGCCCAGTCCTCTACCAAACCTGTCCCCCTTCCTGTTGCTGCATCTGTCCAGAcacctgtccctgtccctgtagCTGcacctgtccctgtccctgccccTGTagctgtccctgtccctgtccctgttgcTGCATCTGTCCCTGTCCATGTCCAGACACCTGTCCCTGCACCTGTCCCTGCACCTGTCCAGgtgtctgtccctgtccctgcacctgtccctgtccctgcacCTGTCCAGatgtctgtccctgtccctgcacctgtccctgtccctgtccagacacctgtccctgtccctgcacCTGTCCAGATGTCTGTCCCTGCACCTGTCCCTGCACCTGTCCAGATGTCTCAGAGGATCCTGCAGGTGTCCCAGTCCTGCCTTGCTCCTCTTGCTGTATCCCATATCACACCTGTGGTTCACTACCGGCCAAAGACGATACCAAACATCTTGTCTCACAGTAGAAGACCagttccatcatcatcatctctgctCCCGACTGCTGAGG CTCCGCCTCTTCAGGTTCTGGTACCGGCTGACGTTCTGTCTCGGATCGGTGCCGCGCTGCCAGGACAACAGCTCCTGAGTCCGCTGATGGTTCTGCAGACGACAGCTCCAGCACCAG GAGTAACCTCGGTCACCCTCAACGTCCCCAGTCTGACCAATCAGCAG AATCCAGAACCTTCTCAGAGGCTTCAAACCGGCTGCACCTGCCTCAACCCCCTCAGAGGGTTTCTGCAGGACCAGTTCTCCCCTCAGACCAGATCCTAG